In one Silene latifolia isolate original U9 population chromosome 10, ASM4854445v1, whole genome shotgun sequence genomic region, the following are encoded:
- the LOC141604772 gene encoding putative 1-acylglycerol-3-phosphate O-acyltransferase, translating to MSRIIRATRSQTRTRVMTEAVAATTTETMSSTTETTPSSSTVTRKWTWPSLLRWIPTSTDHIIASEKRLLSIVKTPCVVEQVNIGSGPPGSKVRWFRSTSNEPRFINTVTFDSKDDAPTMVMVHGYGASQGFFFRNFDALARRFRVIAIDQLGWGGSSRPDFTCKSTEETEAWFIDSLEEWRKAKNLNSFILLGHSFGGYVASKYALKHPERVQHLILVGSAGFSAETEMSERLTKFRETWKGAVLNHLWESNFTPMKVVRGLGPFGPNLVRKYTSARFGSYATGDMLSEEESKLLTDYVYHTLAAKGSGELCLKYIFSFGAFARKPLVNSASEWKVPTTFIYGYEDWMSYQGAQEARKSMKVPCEIIRVPQGGHFVFIDNPNGFHAAVLYACRKFLSPNPDSEPFPEGLTSA from the exons ATGAGCAGGATAATACGAGCGACACGATCACAAACCCGAACTAGAGTAATGACGGAAGCCGTAGCCGCTACAACCACTGAAACGATGTCGTCTACAACCGAGACGACACCGTCTTCGTCAACAGTTACGAGAAAGTGGACGTGGCCTTCTCTCCTCCGTTGGATTCCTACCTCCACCGATCACATCATCGCGTCGGAAAAACGCCTTCTTTCTATCGTCAA AACGCCGTGTGTGGTAGAGCAAGTGAATATAGGTTCGGGACCACCTGGTTCGAAGGTGAGGTGGTTTCGGTCTACAAGCAATGAGCCTAGGTTTATAAACACGGTTACATTTGACAGCAAAGATGATGCCCCTACCATGGTTATGGTTCATGGATATGGTGCCTCTCAAGGCTTCTTCTTTCGGAATTTTGATGCATTGGCTCGTCGATTTAGGGTTATTGCTATTGATCAACTTGG TTGGGGTGGATCTAGCAGGCCTGATTTTACATGcaaaagtacagaag AAACTGAAGCATGGTTTATCGATTCTTTGGAGGAATGGCGTAAAGCCAAGAACCTCAATAGTTTCATTCTTCTTGGGCATTCATTTGGGGGTTACGTTGCTTCTAAATATGCTCTCAAG CATCCTGAGCGAGTCCAGCACTTGATTTTAGTTGGATCAGCAGGATTTTCAGCAGAAACAGAAATGTCAGAGCGGCTCACAAAGTTCAGAGAAACATGGAAAGGAGCTGTCTTGAATCATCTCTGGGAGTCTAACTTCACCCCTATGAAGGTTGTGAG AGGGTTAGGGCCTTTTGGTCCAAATTTGGTGCGTAAATACACTAGTGCCCGGTTTGGTTCATATGCAACTGGCGATATGCTAAGTGAAGAGGAGTCAAAGCTATTGACTG ATTACGTGTACCATACATTAGCAGCGAAAGGTAGTGGAGAGCTGTGCTTAAAATACATATTCTCTTTTGGAGCATTTGCAAGGAAACCACTTGTCAACAG TGCATCAGAATGGAAAGTTCCTACCACATTTATTTATGGTTATGAGGACTGGATGAGTTACCAAGGCGCTCAAGAAGCCCGTAAAAGTATGAAAGTCCCATGTGAAATCATAAGAGTTCCTCAG GGAGGGCATTTTGTGTTCATAGACAATCCAAATGGATTCCATGCAGCAGTACTCTATGCTTGTCGGAAGTTTCTTTCACCGAACCCTGACAGTGAACCCTTCCCGGAAGGCCTCACGTCTGCATGA
- the LOC141604774 gene encoding uncharacterized protein LOC141604774, with protein MSLTTATSTSTSPFTFFTVIFLTLTAVAYGNETVTELTSLLSIKSHITDPLGILDGWDASTSSAPCDWRGIICQSNRVHHLLLANLHLSGVLSADIANLRMLRRLSLHSNNFHGELPPSLTSLKLLRALYLNNNSFSGPIPSNILSLPNLNFVNLAGNSFSGEISGGTSVSIRVLDLSGNEFSGEVSANVSGSSGVRFIDLSNNRFTGEIPASFGGLKMLQYLSLDSNRITGTIPSAILNCTSLMHFSAADNLISGDIPATIGAMPELRVLSLSGNKLTGVVPVTVFYNNVSSRFSTVSLRFVFLGVNALTGLAKPPNENSSSTSLLRSNLEVIDLHENRIDGLFPSWLTEFTTLRVINLSSNKFTGYLPLPSEISNLKRLEEFRVANNRFQGDIPGEIAQCRLLRVLDFEGNQFTGKLPGNFTQLTNLRVLSLGKNRFSGSVGVGFGNLGSLEVLNLSENDLIGIIPNEMLQLTNLTSLNLSYNNFSGQIPSEIGLLSSLMVLNLSSCNFSGLIPSSIGNLMRLSILDLSKQSLSGSIPAELFGLPDLETVALQENNLEGNIPEGFSSLISLKYLNLSFNSFSGDIPVTYGFLRSLNALSLSENRVSGNIPAEIGNCSGLQVLELASNGLVGKIPNSISKLSHLTELDLGVNHLSGPIPGSLSKLSNLVILDLSSNNLSGPIPGNLTLISSLKYLNLSWNTFEGQIPEQLGSRFDDPRVFANNRNLCGAPMERECASVRRKKRRKLILFIGVALAGALVLLVCCCGYVIGLMRWCERVKAKTNGGEKKPSPPRRSSGGERSRRSSDNGGPKLVMFNTKISLAEALEATRQFDEENVLSRGKYGMVFKASFLDGMVLAIRRLPDGFLDDRAFKKEAEMLGKIRHRNLTVLRGYYAGPPDIRLLVYDYMPNGNLATLLQEASHHDGHVLSWPMRHLIALGIAKGLSFLHSQEMMVHGDIKPQNVLFDADFEAHISEFGLDRLTIATPAEPSTSTPPIIGTLGYVAPEVTLSGHVTREGDVYSFGIVLLEIFTGKKPIMFDQDEDIVKWVKKQLQMGQVSELLDPGLLELDPESSEWEEFLLGIKVGLLCAASDPGDRPSMADVVFMLEGCRVGPDIPSSADPTSLTSPAG; from the coding sequence ATGTCACTAACAACggctacttctacttctacttcccCATTTACCTTTTTTACCGTCATCTTTCTCACATTAACCGCGGTAGCCTACGGTAACGAAACCGTCACGGAACTAACCTCACTGCTTTCCATCAAATCACACATAACCGATCCACTTGGCATATTAGACGGCTGGGATGCATCCACGTCATCAGCTCCGTGTGACTGGCGTGGCATCATCTGTCAATCTAACAGAGTTCATCACCTCCTTCTTGCTAACCTACACCTCTCCGGCGTACTCTCCGCCGATATCGCTAACCTGCGCATGTTGCGCAGATTAAGCCTTCATTCTAACAACTTCCATGGCGAACTTCCGCCATCTCTGACGTCATTAAAGCTTCTTCGCGCTCTTTATTTGAATAATAACTCGTTCTCCGGACCGATTCCGTCGAATATTCTCTCGCTTCCGAATCTTAATTTCGTCAATCTCGCCGGAAACTCGTTTTCCGGCGAAATCTCCGGCGGAACTTCGGTGTCGATTCGTGTGTTAGACTTGTCAGGGAATGAATTCTCCGGCGAGGTTTCGGCGAATGTGTCCGGTTCGAGTGGTGTTCGGTTTATTGATTTGTCGAATAATCGGTTTACTGGCGAAATTCCGGCGAGTTTCGGCGGGTTGAAGATGTTGCAGTATTTGTCTCTCGACTCGAACCGGATTACCGGAACAATACCGTCAGCGATACTGAATTGTACGTCACTTATGCATTTTTCTGCTGCTGATAATTTAATTTCCGGTGATATTCCGGCGACTATAGGTGCAATGCCGGAGTTGAGAGTATTGTCGCTGTCAGGGAATAAGTTGACTGGTGTGGTCCCTGTGACGGTTTTTTATAATAATGTGTCGTCGAGATTCAGTACTGTGTCGCTTCGATTTGTTTTTTTGGGAGTTAATGCTCTCACGGGACTCGCTAAGCCGCCAAATGAAAATAGCAGTAGTACTAGTTTACTGCGGAGTAATTTGGAGGTAATTGACCTTCACGAGAATCGCATTGACGGTTTATTTCCGTCTTGGTTGACGGAATTTACAACATTGAGGGTCATAAACCTTTCTAGTAATAAATTCACAGGGTATTTACCTTTACCATCTGAAATAAGTAATTTGAAGAGATTAGAAGAGTTTCGAGTAGCGAATAATCGTTTTCAAGGCGATATTCCAGGAGAAATAGCACAATGCAGATTGTTAAGAGTACTTGATTTTGAAGGAAATCAATTCACAGGGAAATTACCTGGAAATTTTACCCAATTGACTAATCTTAGGGTTTTGTCATTAGGGAAAAATCGATTTTCGGGGTCGGTTGGGGTTGGGTTTGGGAATTTGGGGAGTTTGGAAGTGTTGAATTTGAGTGAAAatgatttaattgggattatcCCAAATGAGATGCTGCAACTTACTAATCTGACCAGTTTAAACCTTAGTTATAACAATTTTTCTGGTCAAATTCCTTCAGAAATCGGATTATTGAGCAGTTTAATGGTGTTGAATTTAAGTAGCTGTAACTTTTCGGGTTTGATTCCGAGTAGTATTGGTAATTTAATGAGATTGAGTATCTTAGATTTGAGCAAGCAGAGTTTATCTGGTAGTATACCTGCTGAATTATTCGGGTTGCCTGATTTGGAGACGGTTGCATTACAAGAGAATAATTTGGAAGGTAATATTCCTGAAGGGTTTAGTAGTTTGATTAGTCTGAAGTATCTGAATTTAAGTTTCAATTCGTTTTCCGGTGATATTCCGGTAACTTATGGGTTTCTCAGGTCCTTGAATGCGCTTTCTCTGTCGGAAAATCGAGTATCAGGAAACATTCCTGCAGAGATTGGCAACTGTTCTGGATTGCAAGTGCTTGAGCTTGCATCCAACGGTTTGGTGGGTAAAATTCCGAATTCTATTTCGAAGTTGTCTCATTTGACTGAGCTTGATTTGGGTGTCAACCATTTGTCAGGTCCTATTCCGGGTTCATTGTCGAAATTGTCGAACCTTGTAATATTAGACCTTTCCTCGAACAATTTAAGCGGTCCGATCCCTGGAAACCTTACCCTAATTTCCAGCTTGAAGTACTTGAATTTGTCCTGGAATACCTTCGAGGGCCAAATCCCGGAACAATTAGGCTCTCGTTTTGACGATCCTAGGGTATTTGCGAACAATAGGAATTTATGTGGAGCGCCAATGGAAAGGGAGTGTGCAAGTGTGAGACGGAAAAAAAGACGGAAGCTGATTTTGTTCATCGGTGTAGCCCTAGCCGGGGCTTTGGTTTTATTAGTTTGTTGTTGTGGCTATGTCATAGGCCTTATGCGTTGGTGTGAGAGGGTCAAAGCGAAGACAAATGGAGGGGAGAAGAAACCAAGTCCGCCTCGTAGAAGCTCGGGAGGAGAAAGGAGTCGAAGGAGTAGCGACAATGGGGGGCCAAAACTAGTCATGTTTAATACGAAGATCAGTTTGGCTGAGGCTTTAGAGGCAACAAGGCAATTTGACGAGGAAAATGTGTTGAGTCGAGGAAAGTATGGGATGGTCTTTAAGGCCTCGTTCCTAGATGGCATGGTCCTAGCAATCCGGAGATTACCGGATGGGTTCCTAGACGACCGTGCCTTcaagaaagaggcggaaatgctCGGGAAAATAAGGCACCGGAATTTGACTGTTTTAAGAGGGTATTATGCAGGTCCACCGGATATCAGGCTGTTGGTTTACGACTATATGCCTAATGGAAACCTCGCGACTCTACTACAAGAGGCGTCACACCATGACGGGCATGTGCTAAGTTGGCCCATGAGACATCTCATTGCACTCGGAATTGCGAAAGGCCTTTCATTCTTGCACTCACAAGAAATGATGGTTCATGGTGACATTAAGCCTCAAAATGTGTTATTTGATGCTGATTTTGAAGCTCATATTTCCGAGTTTGGATTAGATAGACTAACAATAGCTACCCCAGCTGAACCGTCGACTTCTACTCCTCCAATTATCGGTACACTTGGTTATGTTGCGCCGGAAGTGACCTTAAGTGGTCATGTTACAAGAGAAGGGGATGTCTATAGTTTTGGAATTGTTCTGTTAGAAATATTTACTGGTAAAAAACCTATTATGTTTGACCAAGATGAGGATATCGTAAAATGGGTCAAAAAACAACTCCAAATGGGTCAAGTATCGGAATTACTCGACCCGGGTTTGCTCGAACTGGACCCGGAGTCTTCAGAATGGGAGGAATTCTTGCTAGGGATCAAAGTGGGACTCCTTTGTGCTGCATCTGACCCGGGTGACCGTCCCTCGATGGCCGATGTCGTTTTCATGCTTGAGGGTTGTCGGGTTGGACCCGATATTCCGTCCTCAGCGGATCCCACCTCTCTCACTTCCCCGGCCGGGTAA
- the LOC141604775 gene encoding uncharacterized protein LOC141604775 isoform X1: MFDDKLCSEKVEKMGKKFIDKKKSATFCLLARDSSDPIYSEGPENDRVFVRVDNNPVSIRGLDGDEYEDDNEIEFADAPDDVDCSDRFSGQSGALPDRVRREILELGFPDDGYNYLTHLREIRNTGAGSAYYENPKANLHDVPDDVKAYDASRVRILQADEDIVPKTVYKVAEKSVNVRVQRAVDPDIAKLLDEAESEIGSDIDDLEEDFVVKANIHEETGDVFSEESEDEVPKEGGSVISHGVYNGVATNFMENANRAVPEKPRAQRLLDQQFDILEREEYGSDTDDDYDEFIADDIPLAEKLNNALKDHKLDDLEIDEGYQVPTVDIARRCAEYAEKYENEDDNEVVIVEESSDESENFDCETIVSTYSNLDNHPGRINAPEFARKKKLAETISGALKIGSGHMISLGGKDKLPVDYLPNGRKPTQEKVKPVPKTEPQTRKSHGQESKEEKKERKAAVKEERREARRVKKELKGVYRGEASRAQKVAAYSGPSSIHLT; encoded by the exons ATGTTTGATGATAAATTGTGTTCTgaaaag GTAGAAAAAATGGGGAAGAAGTTTATTGATAAGAAAAAGTCGGCGACATTCTGCCTACTTGCACGGGATTCTTCTGATCCCATATATTCTGAAGGACCAGAGAATGACCGGGTTTTTGTTCGGGTTGATAATAATCCTGTGTCAATTAGAGGTTTGGATGGTGATGAGTATGAGGATGATAATGAAATCGAGTTTGCTGACGCTCCTGATGATGTTGATTGTTCTGACCGGTTTAGTGGTCAATCTGGTGCTTTGCCGGATCGTGTTAGGAGAGAGATATTGGAGCTTGGATTCCCGGATGATGGTTACAATTATTTGACTCATTTGAGAGAGATTCGGAATACTGGTGCAGGGTCCGCGTATTATGAGAACCCTAAGGCAAATCTTCATGATGTTCCTGATGATGTTAAG GCGTATGATGCTTCGAGAGTACGTATTCTTCAAGCAGATGAAGATATCGTTCCAAAAACAGTGTACAAAGTTGCTGAGAAATCCGTGAATGTGAGAGTTCAGAGAGCTGTTGATCCTGACATTGCCAAGTTGCTTGACGAGGCTGAATCAGAGATAGGTTCTGATATTGATGATTTGGAGGAGGACTTTGTTGTTAAAGCTAATATTCATGAAGAAACTGGAGATGTTTTCTCAGAGGAGAGCGAGGATGAGGTTCCGAAAGAAGGTGGTTCGGTTATTTCACATGGTGTTTACAATGGCGTAGCCACTAATTTCATGGAAAATGCTAATAGGGCTGTTCCTGAGAAGCCTAGAGCTCAGCGTTTGTTAGATCAGCAGTTTGACATC CTCGAACGTGAAGAATATGGGTCAGACACGGATGACGATTACGACGAATTTATAGCCGATGATATACCACTTGCAGAAAAGCTTAATAATGCCTTGAAGGATCATAAGTTAGATGATTTAGAGATTGATGAGGGCTATCAGGTTCCTACTGTAGACATTGCACGCCGGTGTGCTGAGTACGCTGAGAAATATGAGAATGAAGATGACAACGAAGTCGTAATTGTGGAGGAAAGCAGTGACGAGTCGGAGAACTTTGACTGCGAGACCATTGTCTCTACATACTCAAATCTTGATAATCACCCTGGAAGAATCAATGCGCCAGAATTTGCGAGAAAGAAAAAGCTAGCTGAGACCATTTCCGGAGCCTTGAAAATTGGATCTGGCCATATGATTTCTCTTGGGGGAAAGGATAAGCTTCCAGTGGATTACTTGCCAAATGGAAGGAAACCAACTCAAGAGAAAGTAAAACCCGTCCCCAAAACTGAGCCTCAGACGAGAAAATCTCATGGTCAGGAGTCCAaggaagagaaaaaggaaagaaag GCTGCTGTTAAGGAAGAAAGGCGAGAGGCACGTCGTGTAAAGAAAGAATTGAAAGGAGTTTACCGTGGCGAAGCTTCACGTGCACAGAAAGTTGCTGCCTATTCTGGGCCATCGTCAATCCATCTTAC GTAA
- the LOC141604775 gene encoding uncharacterized protein LOC141604775 isoform X2, translated as MGKKFIDKKKSATFCLLARDSSDPIYSEGPENDRVFVRVDNNPVSIRGLDGDEYEDDNEIEFADAPDDVDCSDRFSGQSGALPDRVRREILELGFPDDGYNYLTHLREIRNTGAGSAYYENPKANLHDVPDDVKAYDASRVRILQADEDIVPKTVYKVAEKSVNVRVQRAVDPDIAKLLDEAESEIGSDIDDLEEDFVVKANIHEETGDVFSEESEDEVPKEGGSVISHGVYNGVATNFMENANRAVPEKPRAQRLLDQQFDILEREEYGSDTDDDYDEFIADDIPLAEKLNNALKDHKLDDLEIDEGYQVPTVDIARRCAEYAEKYENEDDNEVVIVEESSDESENFDCETIVSTYSNLDNHPGRINAPEFARKKKLAETISGALKIGSGHMISLGGKDKLPVDYLPNGRKPTQEKVKPVPKTEPQTRKSHGQESKEEKKERKAAVKEERREARRVKKELKGVYRGEASRAQKVAAYSGPSSIHLT; from the exons ATGGGGAAGAAGTTTATTGATAAGAAAAAGTCGGCGACATTCTGCCTACTTGCACGGGATTCTTCTGATCCCATATATTCTGAAGGACCAGAGAATGACCGGGTTTTTGTTCGGGTTGATAATAATCCTGTGTCAATTAGAGGTTTGGATGGTGATGAGTATGAGGATGATAATGAAATCGAGTTTGCTGACGCTCCTGATGATGTTGATTGTTCTGACCGGTTTAGTGGTCAATCTGGTGCTTTGCCGGATCGTGTTAGGAGAGAGATATTGGAGCTTGGATTCCCGGATGATGGTTACAATTATTTGACTCATTTGAGAGAGATTCGGAATACTGGTGCAGGGTCCGCGTATTATGAGAACCCTAAGGCAAATCTTCATGATGTTCCTGATGATGTTAAG GCGTATGATGCTTCGAGAGTACGTATTCTTCAAGCAGATGAAGATATCGTTCCAAAAACAGTGTACAAAGTTGCTGAGAAATCCGTGAATGTGAGAGTTCAGAGAGCTGTTGATCCTGACATTGCCAAGTTGCTTGACGAGGCTGAATCAGAGATAGGTTCTGATATTGATGATTTGGAGGAGGACTTTGTTGTTAAAGCTAATATTCATGAAGAAACTGGAGATGTTTTCTCAGAGGAGAGCGAGGATGAGGTTCCGAAAGAAGGTGGTTCGGTTATTTCACATGGTGTTTACAATGGCGTAGCCACTAATTTCATGGAAAATGCTAATAGGGCTGTTCCTGAGAAGCCTAGAGCTCAGCGTTTGTTAGATCAGCAGTTTGACATC CTCGAACGTGAAGAATATGGGTCAGACACGGATGACGATTACGACGAATTTATAGCCGATGATATACCACTTGCAGAAAAGCTTAATAATGCCTTGAAGGATCATAAGTTAGATGATTTAGAGATTGATGAGGGCTATCAGGTTCCTACTGTAGACATTGCACGCCGGTGTGCTGAGTACGCTGAGAAATATGAGAATGAAGATGACAACGAAGTCGTAATTGTGGAGGAAAGCAGTGACGAGTCGGAGAACTTTGACTGCGAGACCATTGTCTCTACATACTCAAATCTTGATAATCACCCTGGAAGAATCAATGCGCCAGAATTTGCGAGAAAGAAAAAGCTAGCTGAGACCATTTCCGGAGCCTTGAAAATTGGATCTGGCCATATGATTTCTCTTGGGGGAAAGGATAAGCTTCCAGTGGATTACTTGCCAAATGGAAGGAAACCAACTCAAGAGAAAGTAAAACCCGTCCCCAAAACTGAGCCTCAGACGAGAAAATCTCATGGTCAGGAGTCCAaggaagagaaaaaggaaagaaag GCTGCTGTTAAGGAAGAAAGGCGAGAGGCACGTCGTGTAAAGAAAGAATTGAAAGGAGTTTACCGTGGCGAAGCTTCACGTGCACAGAAAGTTGCTGCCTATTCTGGGCCATCGTCAATCCATCTTAC GTAA
- the LOC141604777 gene encoding uncharacterized protein LOC141604777 isoform X1, translating into MVGLFRPGHSNPIRIDNPINIDFLIWAKCPCIYPNKELTFDCSLFCFLYPSFGDKLKAFYSYLSLQISFSAIVTKLTSCISQNNACNNCKQPGHFARECPNVAVCNNCGLPGHIAAECSTKSLCWNCREPGHMANSCPNEGICHSCGKSGHRARECTNPELPPGDLRLCNNCFKQGHVAAECTNDKACKNCRKTGHLARECTDEPVCNLCNVAGHLARQCPKSDVLGERGGGGGGSGPRYGGFGGGGGGGGGGRYSMGGGGRYGGFGGGGGGGYPMGGGGGYRDIVCRSCGQVGHMSRECMGGAAMVICHTCGGRGHMSYECPSGRMMDRMPPRRY; encoded by the exons ATGGTCGGATTATTTAGGCCTGGTCATTCAAATCCGATAAGAATTGACAATCCAATCAATATTGATTTTCTTATCTGGGCCAAGTGCCCTTGTATTTATCCGAACAAAGAGTTAACATTCGATTGTTCATTGTTCTGTTTCCTCTACCCTTCTTTTGGGGACAAATTGAAAGCTTTTTACAGCTATCTATCTCTACAAATCTCGTTTTCCGCCATTGTTACAAAGCTCACATCTTGTATTAG CCAAAACAATGCCTGTAACAACTGTAAGCAGCCTGGTCATTTTGCTAGAGAGTGCCCGAATGTTGCTGTCTGCAACAATTGTGGACTTCCCGG GCACATAGCAGCCGAGTGCAGCACAAAATCCTTGTGCTGGAATTGTCGGGAGCCTGGCCATATGGCCAACAGTTGCCCAAATGAGGGCATATGCCATTCATGTGGCAAATCTGGTCATCGTGCCAGAGAATGCACCAATCCAGAGCTTCCACCTGGCGACTTGAGACTCTGCAACAATTGCTTTAAGCAGGGCCATGTTGCTGCTGAGTGTACAAACGACAAGGCGTGCAAGAATTGCAGGAAAACGGGGCACCTGGCCCGTGAATGTACAGACGAGCCCGTTTGTAACTTGTGCAATGTGGCTGGACATCTAGCTAGGCAATGCCCGAAATCTGACGTTCTTGGAGAGAggggcggcggcggtggtggcaGTGGACCTCGTTATGGAGGTTTTGGTGGaggaggtggaggtggtggtggtggtcgctATTCCATGGGTGGTGGAGGTCGATATGGAGGTTTCGGGGGAGGAGGTGGTGGTGGCTATCCCATGGGTGGTGGGGGTGGTTATCGCGATATTGTCTGCAGGAGCTGTGGCCAGGTAGGACATATGAGCCGAGAGTGCATGGGTGGTGCAGCTATGGTCATCTGCCACACATGTGGTGGTCGTGGACACATGTCTTATGAATGTCCTTCCGGAAGAATGATGGATCGTATGCCGCCAAGAAGGTACTAA
- the LOC141604777 gene encoding uncharacterized protein LOC141604777 isoform X2, whose translation MSSRSRSPSRSRSRSRSRSPRDHRMRSQRFSDRDAPFRRDGRRGFSQNNACNNCKQPGHFARECPNVAVCNNCGLPGHIAAECSTKSLCWNCREPGHMANSCPNEGICHSCGKSGHRARECTNPELPPGDLRLCNNCFKQGHVAAECTNDKACKNCRKTGHLARECTDEPVCNLCNVAGHLARQCPKSDVLGERGGGGGGSGPRYGGFGGGGGGGGGGRYSMGGGGRYGGFGGGGGGGYPMGGGGGYRDIVCRSCGQVGHMSRECMGGAAMVICHTCGGRGHMSYECPSGRMMDRMPPRRY comes from the exons ATGAGCTCACGCAGCCGGAGCCCAAGCCGAAGCAGAAGCCGAAGCAGGAGCAGGAGTCCTCGAGATCATAGAATGCGATCTCAGCGTTTTTCTGATCGTGATGCTCCATTTAGGAGGGATGGACGTCGGGGTTTCAG CCAAAACAATGCCTGTAACAACTGTAAGCAGCCTGGTCATTTTGCTAGAGAGTGCCCGAATGTTGCTGTCTGCAACAATTGTGGACTTCCCGG GCACATAGCAGCCGAGTGCAGCACAAAATCCTTGTGCTGGAATTGTCGGGAGCCTGGCCATATGGCCAACAGTTGCCCAAATGAGGGCATATGCCATTCATGTGGCAAATCTGGTCATCGTGCCAGAGAATGCACCAATCCAGAGCTTCCACCTGGCGACTTGAGACTCTGCAACAATTGCTTTAAGCAGGGCCATGTTGCTGCTGAGTGTACAAACGACAAGGCGTGCAAGAATTGCAGGAAAACGGGGCACCTGGCCCGTGAATGTACAGACGAGCCCGTTTGTAACTTGTGCAATGTGGCTGGACATCTAGCTAGGCAATGCCCGAAATCTGACGTTCTTGGAGAGAggggcggcggcggtggtggcaGTGGACCTCGTTATGGAGGTTTTGGTGGaggaggtggaggtggtggtggtggtcgctATTCCATGGGTGGTGGAGGTCGATATGGAGGTTTCGGGGGAGGAGGTGGTGGTGGCTATCCCATGGGTGGTGGGGGTGGTTATCGCGATATTGTCTGCAGGAGCTGTGGCCAGGTAGGACATATGAGCCGAGAGTGCATGGGTGGTGCAGCTATGGTCATCTGCCACACATGTGGTGGTCGTGGACACATGTCTTATGAATGTCCTTCCGGAAGAATGATGGATCGTATGCCGCCAAGAAGGTACTAA